In a single window of the Candidatus Kaiserbacteria bacterium genome:
- the rnhA gene encoding ribonuclease HI, whose amino-acid sequence MKLSDKDTQTTIYCDGSAIGNPGPGGWGFTVLHGDHAYEGGGDAPHTTNNRMELTASLMALRSCKPETTLTLKTDSQYVINGITKWVFGWEKNGWQTKEKKDVLNKDIWQELFTEVKKHTVTWEHVRGHEGVALNERVDMIANGYARKEVVQLFKGTKHAYDAFLSTMPKARVVSKSSSKTKKTGPAYAYVSLVEGKVLSQKTWAECEARVKGKKAKFKKVFSKEEEMTLKAEWAG is encoded by the coding sequence ATGAAACTTTCTGATAAAGATACACAGACGACAATCTATTGTGACGGGAGTGCTATTGGGAATCCAGGCCCTGGGGGGTGGGGCTTCACGGTACTTCATGGAGACCATGCGTATGAAGGGGGTGGGGATGCTCCGCACACCACTAATAATCGCATGGAACTTACTGCGTCACTCATGGCACTCAGAAGTTGCAAGCCAGAGACAACACTCACCCTCAAAACCGACTCGCAGTACGTAATTAACGGCATCACCAAGTGGGTTTTTGGGTGGGAAAAAAATGGATGGCAAACAAAAGAAAAAAAAGATGTACTCAATAAAGATATTTGGCAAGAACTCTTCACAGAGGTGAAGAAGCATACGGTGACGTGGGAACATGTGCGGGGACATGAAGGGGTCGCACTCAATGAGCGTGTCGACATGATTGCAAATGGGTATGCACGCAAGGAGGTGGTGCAATTATTCAAGGGTACCAAACATGCATATGATGCATTCCTCAGTACAATGCCAAAGGCGCGCGTGGTTTCAAAGTCATCCTCAAAAACAAAAAAGACTGGTCCCGCGTATGCATACGTTTCACTCGTCGAAGGAAAAGTGCTCTCACAGAAAACATGGGCAGAGTGTGAAGCGCGTGTGAAAGGTAAAAAGGCAAAATTCAAAAAAGTTTTTTCAAAAGAAGAGGAGATGACTTTGAAGGCAGAGTGGGCAGGGTAG
- the recJ gene encoding single-stranded-DNA-specific exonuclease RecJ yields the protein MTNPKIRAPRPIPPEVSDTLRIYDTFVQQLLFHRGIIDAESAEKFLNPDYETHLHSPFLLTDMEKAVERVLRAIKNNEHIVIYTDYDCDGIPGGVLLHDFFTAILYTNFENYIPHRHEEGYGFNVDSVAKFVERKAELIITVDCGITDHKAVDAANVAGIDVIVTDHHEPSATLPNAYAVINPKRNNAYPFQGICGTTVAFKLVQAILIRGKENGSITLKDGWEKWWLDLVGIATVADMMPLMDESRVLARYGLSVLRKSKRPGIQQLLYKAGGSQAHLTEDDIGFTIAPRINAASRMDDPEDAFHMLRTKDEGEAGMYVAHLEKLNNERKGVVASMTKEAKKRMGQLSLIPSVIVMGNPEWRPSLVGLVANALAEEYGKPTFLWGRDGKGIIKGSCRSEGTSSIVHIMEQAKDSFLTFGGHHASGGFSVSHDAIHTLPEALVRAHDEQSSTPHESDILQVDARITLSDITDTLMRTLDTFAPFGVGNPKPIFEIVEAVPESVSIFGKAQNHTKLRFKTENGFQDAIAFFRLPSSFSVVPEKGNIYTLIGHIEKSYFMGRQEIRIRIIDIVK from the coding sequence ATGACGAATCCTAAAATTCGTGCACCGCGCCCTATTCCCCCAGAGGTGAGCGATACACTTCGAATATATGACACGTTTGTACAGCAACTTTTATTTCATCGAGGCATTATCGATGCAGAGAGTGCAGAAAAATTTCTTAATCCCGATTATGAGACTCATCTGCATAGCCCCTTTCTTCTCACTGACATGGAAAAGGCAGTGGAACGAGTACTTCGTGCTATTAAAAACAATGAGCATATTGTTATTTATACCGACTATGATTGTGATGGAATTCCAGGGGGTGTGTTACTCCATGACTTTTTCACCGCGATTCTGTATACCAATTTTGAAAATTATATTCCCCACCGGCACGAGGAGGGATATGGTTTCAATGTGGACTCTGTGGCGAAGTTTGTAGAACGAAAGGCCGAACTTATCATTACCGTGGATTGTGGTATCACCGACCATAAGGCGGTGGACGCAGCAAATGTTGCAGGTATCGATGTAATTGTGACCGACCACCATGAGCCGAGTGCCACACTTCCGAATGCCTATGCAGTGATTAATCCAAAGCGCAACAACGCGTACCCTTTTCAGGGGATTTGCGGGACGACGGTGGCTTTTAAACTCGTGCAAGCAATTCTTATTCGCGGTAAAGAAAATGGTAGCATTACGCTAAAAGATGGATGGGAAAAATGGTGGCTCGACCTTGTGGGTATTGCGACTGTGGCAGATATGATGCCACTTATGGATGAAAGCCGTGTACTCGCACGCTATGGACTTTCGGTATTGCGTAAATCAAAACGCCCTGGCATACAGCAGTTGCTCTACAAAGCAGGAGGAAGCCAAGCACATCTGACCGAAGATGATATTGGATTTACTATTGCACCGCGCATCAATGCCGCATCGCGCATGGACGACCCTGAGGATGCTTTTCATATGCTTCGAACAAAAGATGAAGGGGAGGCGGGGATGTATGTCGCACATCTTGAAAAACTCAATAACGAGCGTAAGGGAGTAGTAGCGAGTATGACCAAAGAAGCTAAAAAGCGCATGGGTCAACTTTCTCTGATTCCTTCGGTGATTGTGATGGGAAATCCTGAATGGCGTCCGTCACTCGTGGGGCTGGTAGCGAATGCACTTGCAGAAGAGTATGGGAAACCCACATTCCTTTGGGGACGTGATGGAAAGGGAATCATTAAAGGCTCATGCCGGAGTGAGGGGACATCGAGCATTGTGCATATTATGGAGCAGGCGAAGGATTCATTCCTTACCTTCGGGGGGCACCATGCGTCGGGTGGATTTTCGGTCAGTCATGATGCAATTCATACCCTTCCTGAAGCACTCGTCCGTGCGCACGATGAACAAAGCAGCACCCCGCACGAATCAGACATACTTCAAGTGGATGCTCGTATTACACTTAGTGATATTACCGACACACTCATGCGCACACTCGACACCTTTGCCCCCTTTGGTGTGGGGAATCCAAAACCAATTTTTGAAATTGTGGAAGCAGTGCCCGAGAGTGTTTCGATTTTTGGAAAAGCACAAAATCACACAAAACTTCGTTTCAAAACAGAAAATGGATTTCAGGATGCCATTGCTTTTTTTCGTCTCCCATCCAGTTTTTCAGTGGTGCCAGAAAAGGGGAATATCTATACTCTCATTGGACATATTGAGAAATCGTATTTTATGGGCAGGCAGGAGATACGTATTCGTATTATTGATATTGTGAAGTGA
- a CDS encoding HIT domain-containing protein has product MSTIFTKIISKEIPADIIYEDEHVLAFLDINPIKKGHALVVPKVAYENIFDCDTMTLSHMVEVAQKIARAQVATLGAKGVNLQMNNGHEADQDIPHAHIHVIPRFARFEAFVRASHEAYTDGEGAHLAEILKKAIA; this is encoded by the coding sequence ATGAGTACTATTTTCACTAAAATCATCAGCAAAGAAATTCCTGCAGACATTATATATGAGGACGAACACGTGCTTGCGTTTCTCGACATTAACCCCATCAAGAAAGGTCACGCGCTTGTGGTGCCAAAAGTAGCTTATGAAAATATTTTTGATTGCGACACAATGACACTTAGCCACATGGTCGAAGTTGCACAAAAAATTGCGCGGGCACAAGTAGCAACCCTCGGTGCAAAAGGAGTAAACCTCCAGATGAATAATGGTCATGAGGCAGACCAAGATATTCCCCATGCGCACATACATGTAATTCCCCGATTTGCCCGTTTTGAAGCTTTCGTGAGGGCCTCCCATGAAGCATATACTGATGGCGAAGGCGCTCACTTGGCAGAGATACTTAAAAAAGCGATTGCATAG
- a CDS encoding 8-oxo-dGTP diphosphatase, with amino-acid sequence MKKYTLAFLQRNGEICLAMKKRGFGEGNWNGYGGKVEDEESIETATVREIQEESGVVVKESDLEKVAITEFLFADGKHLEVYTFFVDRWEGEPVETEEMRPQWFTHTEIPFEKMWADDEYWLPRALKGEKLRGKVWFQEDGKSIEKMEWKEVMDFDEKELELKSEF; translated from the coding sequence ATGAAAAAATACACACTCGCGTTTTTGCAAAGGAATGGAGAGATTTGTCTTGCAATGAAAAAACGGGGGTTCGGAGAGGGGAATTGGAATGGGTACGGTGGCAAGGTCGAAGATGAGGAGTCAATCGAAACTGCAACGGTGCGAGAAATACAGGAAGAATCAGGGGTGGTAGTTAAAGAGAGTGATCTTGAAAAAGTCGCAATCACTGAATTTCTTTTTGCAGACGGGAAACATCTTGAGGTGTATACGTTCTTTGTCGATAGGTGGGAAGGAGAACCAGTTGAAACCGAAGAGATGCGACCGCAGTGGTTCACGCACACTGAAATCCCGTTTGAAAAGATGTGGGCCGATGATGAGTACTGGCTTCCACGAGCTCTCAAAGGTGAGAAGCTTCGTGGAAAGGTATGGTTTCAAGAGGACGGAAAAAGTATTGAAAAAATGGAGTGGAAGGAAGTAATGGATTTTGATGAGAAGGAGTTGGAATTGAAATCAGAATTCTGA
- a CDS encoding phosphoglycerate kinase: MKKIHSVMEISDVRGKHVLVRVPFDVPMIDGVIQSDFRIVRALPTITHLMLGGAKVVLLTHLGRNPKTTLEVLAQALQEYVPITYVPALLGSVVTDALAKMEEGEVVLLENLRSHEGEEKNDAAFGAMLASYGEYYVNDAFAVSHRPHASIVGIPKYIPSFAGVSFLDEYTELSKVLKPHSPSLFILGGAKFETKEPLVEEYSRDYTHTFIGGALANDFLKGKGFPVGESLLSSVDMKGNLLLERESIILPVDVVVGGEHGKREVLVEHVQSDEKILDVGPRSVDALAPFIREAETIVWNGPLGNYEGGFDDATKRCAEMIATSDAYSVVGGGDTVTAIESLGITESFGFVSTAGGAMLDFLEHKTLPGIEALKQ; the protein is encoded by the coding sequence ATGAAAAAAATACATTCGGTCATGGAGATATCTGACGTTCGCGGGAAACATGTATTGGTGAGGGTTCCTTTCGATGTTCCTATGATTGATGGAGTGATACAAAGTGACTTTAGAATTGTTCGTGCATTGCCTACTATCACACATCTTATGCTCGGAGGGGCGAAAGTGGTACTTCTCACCCATCTTGGCAGAAATCCTAAAACGACACTTGAGGTGCTCGCACAAGCGCTTCAGGAATATGTCCCTATTACGTATGTACCTGCGTTGTTGGGGTCGGTGGTCACAGATGCACTAGCAAAAATGGAGGAAGGGGAAGTGGTACTTCTCGAGAATTTACGTTCACACGAAGGAGAAGAAAAAAATGATGCCGCTTTTGGAGCAATGCTTGCTTCATACGGTGAGTATTATGTGAACGATGCGTTTGCGGTGTCTCATCGACCACACGCATCAATCGTTGGTATCCCAAAATACATTCCAAGTTTTGCAGGCGTCTCATTTTTAGATGAATACACCGAACTTTCGAAAGTGCTCAAGCCCCACAGTCCGTCACTTTTTATTCTTGGGGGTGCTAAATTTGAGACAAAGGAACCACTTGTTGAGGAATATTCTAGAGACTACACACACACATTCATTGGGGGTGCTCTCGCGAATGATTTTTTGAAAGGGAAAGGTTTCCCTGTGGGGGAGTCACTTCTTTCTTCTGTTGATATGAAGGGGAATTTGCTTCTCGAACGAGAAAGTATTATTTTGCCCGTCGATGTCGTGGTTGGTGGAGAGCATGGTAAGCGTGAGGTGCTTGTCGAGCACGTTCAATCTGACGAGAAAATTCTCGACGTCGGTCCCCGCTCGGTGGATGCACTCGCACCTTTTATCAGAGAAGCAGAAACGATTGTGTGGAATGGGCCTCTTGGTAACTACGAAGGAGGATTTGACGATGCCACGAAGCGTTGTGCCGAAATGATTGCTACAAGCGACGCATACTCGGTGGTGGGTGGAGGTGACACCGTGACTGCTATTGAGTCACTCGGTATAACGGAATCATTTGGATTTGTTTCAACCGCAGGTGGTGCGATGCTCGACTTTTTGGAACACAAGACTCTTCCAGGAATTGAAGCATTGAAACAATAG
- a CDS encoding triose-phosphate isomerase has protein sequence MKKGILPLVVGNWKMNPQSISLGAKLATELKKKLQSVKDVEIVIAPSYVHLSGVQKVRSGSDIFALGAQNVHPAKLGPHTGEISLPLLQDLGVSHVILGHSERRALGEKDPLINEKLVAVIKAGLTGILCVGEGHRDHSGHYLNTIETQVRKGLALLSKAKLGQVVIAYEPLWAIGSGKNATAEDIHEMKLFIEKILSDLYGRNIAQKVRIIYGGSVTAQNAQALHADGMMDGFLVGGASLHPDEFTHIAKAVRTM, from the coding sequence ATGAAAAAAGGCATTCTCCCGCTCGTCGTTGGGAACTGGAAGATGAATCCGCAGTCTATTTCGCTTGGGGCGAAACTAGCAACCGAACTCAAGAAAAAGTTACAATCTGTAAAAGATGTGGAGATAGTTATCGCACCATCTTACGTACATCTTTCTGGCGTACAAAAGGTGCGAAGTGGAAGTGATATTTTTGCTCTCGGTGCGCAGAATGTGCACCCAGCAAAACTAGGCCCCCATACGGGCGAAATTTCATTACCCTTACTTCAGGACTTAGGAGTATCGCATGTGATTCTCGGGCATTCAGAAAGGCGAGCACTCGGAGAAAAAGATCCGCTCATCAATGAAAAACTCGTGGCGGTGATAAAGGCTGGCCTTACGGGCATTTTGTGTGTTGGCGAAGGTCATCGAGACCACAGTGGCCATTATCTCAACACTATTGAGACACAAGTCAGGAAAGGTCTTGCTCTTCTTTCGAAAGCAAAATTAGGGCAGGTCGTCATTGCATACGAACCTCTCTGGGCTATTGGGAGTGGAAAAAATGCTACTGCAGAAGATATTCACGAAATGAAACTTTTTATTGAAAAAATACTTTCTGACCTTTATGGGCGTAATATAGCGCAAAAAGTGCGTATTATTTACGGTGGCTCGGTCACTGCACAGAATGCACAAGCACTTCATGCAGACGGTATGATGGACGGCTTCTTGGTAGGGGGGGCAAGTTTGCATCCTGATGAGTTTACGCACATTGCTAAGGCGGTGCGTACTATGTAA
- a CDS encoding prepilin-type N-terminal cleavage/methylation domain-containing protein → MNNKRTCAGITLIEVIVATTIFLMIALALYETFSTVVRVALVSQNKVTATALANEQMEIIRNLSYEDVGIQGGLPNGSIPHIQTLTRDGVEFTVTTVIRNIDDPFDGQIGSSTKNDLSPSDYRLAELTIDCAFCKDFAPMSFTSHIGPRGLETSSTNGALFIHVFDAAGQAIQGADVHIENNVATTSIVIDDTTNNDGYVQIIDAPPGINAYEISVSKPGYSSERTYMIGDVANPNPSKPHATVVSQQLSQVSFSIDTVSEFEVTSMTDTCTPVGNIDFSLTGEKIIGTTPPDVIKFSQAYSTNGGGLETVPDLEWDTYHLDVADVTYDLGGTIPSLPFTLNPDTHQNISLIVVPKNPRTLLVTVKDVGTGLPISGATVRLQKSGYDVTNITGRGYMSQTDWSGGDGQSMYTNATEYFEDDTDIENINPVGQVQLKETFGAFAGNGTLTSSTFDTGTSSAFKQILLQPQSQPPETGADSVRIQVATNNDMTTWDFKGPDGTLGTYYDVTNTDIHAVHTGDRYIRYKLFLATASSTWTPTVSDVAFTFTSNCTPPGQVLFTGIGAGTYTLTVTSSGYQVYTKSITVSNNWTHEEVLLLP, encoded by the coding sequence ATGAACAATAAACGCACATGTGCAGGAATTACACTCATTGAAGTGATTGTTGCGACAACGATTTTTCTCATGATTGCCCTCGCTTTGTACGAAACTTTTTCGACTGTTGTTCGAGTAGCCCTCGTGTCACAAAATAAAGTTACTGCAACTGCTCTCGCAAATGAACAAATGGAAATCATACGAAACCTTTCCTATGAGGATGTTGGTATTCAAGGAGGTCTTCCGAATGGTAGTATTCCACACATCCAGACACTTACACGTGATGGTGTTGAATTTACGGTTACCACAGTAATACGTAATATTGACGATCCTTTTGATGGACAGATTGGAAGTAGTACGAAAAATGATCTTTCACCATCTGACTATCGACTTGCTGAACTTACTATCGATTGTGCGTTTTGTAAGGACTTTGCGCCAATGTCCTTTACATCGCATATTGGCCCACGCGGTCTCGAAACATCTTCAACAAACGGTGCTCTCTTTATACACGTGTTTGATGCAGCGGGGCAGGCGATTCAGGGGGCTGATGTGCATATCGAAAACAATGTCGCCACGACCTCTATTGTTATTGACGATACCACAAATAATGATGGGTATGTGCAAATTATTGATGCACCACCAGGCATCAATGCATACGAGATTTCCGTATCGAAGCCAGGGTATTCGAGCGAGCGCACGTACATGATTGGTGACGTTGCAAATCCAAATCCCTCAAAACCTCACGCAACGGTAGTGTCCCAGCAACTGTCGCAGGTGAGTTTTTCTATTGATACGGTGAGTGAATTTGAGGTGACGAGTATGACCGATACCTGTACGCCTGTCGGCAATATAGATTTTAGTCTTACCGGAGAAAAAATTATCGGCACAACACCACCGGATGTTATAAAATTTTCACAAGCGTATTCAACGAATGGTGGAGGATTAGAAACAGTTCCAGATCTTGAATGGGACACGTATCATCTTGATGTGGCTGACGTAACCTATGACTTAGGAGGAACCATTCCATCATTGCCATTTACACTTAATCCCGATACACACCAAAACATATCGCTTATCGTCGTCCCCAAAAATCCACGCACACTCTTAGTAACCGTAAAGGATGTGGGTACAGGCCTCCCTATTTCGGGTGCGACCGTACGTCTTCAAAAGAGCGGGTATGATGTTACCAATATAACAGGACGAGGGTATATGTCACAAACTGACTGGTCGGGGGGAGATGGGCAGAGTATGTATACCAATGCAACCGAATATTTTGAAGATGACACCGATATTGAAAATATAAATCCCGTAGGGCAAGTACAATTAAAAGAGACCTTCGGTGCCTTTGCAGGGAATGGTACACTAACATCATCTACATTTGATACTGGAACGAGTAGCGCATTTAAGCAGATTCTCTTGCAACCACAATCACAGCCACCAGAGACGGGAGCAGATAGCGTCCGCATACAAGTTGCTACCAACAATGATATGACCACATGGGATTTTAAAGGACCCGATGGGACTCTGGGAACATATTATGATGTCACGAACACGGATATTCATGCAGTACATACAGGAGACCGCTATATCCGATATAAACTATTCCTTGCTACTGCAAGTAGTACCTGGACACCAACGGTATCTGATGTGGCATTTACGTTTACATCAAATTGTACTCCACCAGGACAGGTGTTGTTTACGGGGATTGGTGCCGGCACGTATACATTGACGGTTACTTCATCAGGGTACCAGGTGTATACCAAGTCGATTACGGTGAGTAATAACTGGACACACGAGGAAGTACTTCTTTTACCATGA
- a CDS encoding type II secretion system F family protein, which yields MEKFTYTGTTKDGEKITETVEAVDKYAVYEIARTSGHVVTNIQEQGKFSLARFLNIERINYYLSRVKADELVMTTRNLSSMLKAGLPLSRALSVIERQSKNPRLKGVMVHVRESINKGDPFHEALKAFPGTFSRLYVAMVRAGEESGGMVPALQTIAMQLERSSNLKKKIKGAMMYPTIVLSVMCIIGVLMMIFVVPTLTETFTKSGTELPSSTQFVISVSDFVTNHSAMAILGFVTFVGSIIGISKTTFGRKGLHFIFIHLPVIGNIVKQTNSAYTARTLSSLLSSGVDVISAINITEDVLQNVYYKRVLKEAALHVEKGSPLSETFIAHEEIYPILVGEMISVGEETGQISQMLTEIAVFYETEVEQKTKDLSTIIEPILMVVIGAGVGFFALAMIAPIYSLSDSIG from the coding sequence ATGGAAAAATTCACGTATACAGGCACCACAAAAGACGGAGAAAAAATAACCGAGACTGTTGAGGCGGTTGATAAATATGCGGTGTATGAAATCGCGCGTACGAGTGGTCATGTGGTCACGAATATACAGGAACAGGGGAAATTTTCGCTCGCGCGCTTCCTTAACATAGAGCGTATCAACTATTACCTCAGTCGCGTCAAAGCAGACGAGCTGGTGATGACAACACGCAACCTATCCTCGATGCTTAAAGCCGGACTCCCGCTTTCACGCGCTCTTTCAGTGATTGAACGTCAATCGAAAAATCCTCGCTTGAAAGGGGTAATGGTACATGTTCGCGAAAGTATCAACAAAGGTGACCCGTTTCATGAAGCGCTCAAAGCATTTCCCGGAACCTTTTCACGTTTGTATGTAGCGATGGTGCGTGCTGGTGAGGAGAGTGGAGGAATGGTGCCGGCACTGCAAACTATCGCGATGCAACTCGAACGGTCATCAAATCTCAAGAAAAAAATCAAAGGAGCAATGATGTATCCCACCATTGTTCTTTCGGTCATGTGTATTATTGGTGTTCTCATGATGATTTTTGTAGTGCCCACCCTTACGGAGACCTTCACAAAGTCTGGCACTGAACTCCCGAGTAGCACACAATTTGTTATCAGCGTGAGTGATTTTGTCACGAATCACAGCGCAATGGCAATCCTCGGCTTTGTTACTTTTGTGGGGAGTATCATTGGTATCAGTAAGACTACTTTTGGAAGGAAAGGTCTCCATTTTATTTTTATCCACTTACCGGTAATTGGAAACATAGTGAAGCAAACCAATTCCGCCTATACCGCACGCACACTCTCATCCCTTCTTTCATCGGGTGTTGATGTAATTAGCGCCATTAATATAACCGAAGATGTACTCCAAAATGTGTACTACAAGCGTGTTTTGAAAGAGGCAGCGCTCCATGTAGAGAAAGGGAGTCCACTTTCTGAGACATTTATTGCCCACGAGGAGATTTATCCTATTCTGGTAGGTGAGATGATCTCTGTTGGAGAGGAAACGGGTCAAATCTCACAAATGCTTACAGAAATTGCTGTTTTCTATGAAACTGAAGTTGAACAAAAGACCAAAGACCTCTCAACCATCATCGAACCAATACTCATGGTGGTCATTGGTGCTGGTGTTGGATTCTTCGCCCTTGCGATGATTGCACCTATCTACTCGCTCTCAGATAGTATTGGTTAG
- a CDS encoding type II/IV secretion system protein has product MRIQDTQLKRFVMDSGLVTRKDIDAAEKVAIEEKRTLAEALISSGTMSEDDLRRVESYVLGVPFLALNGIKIPFEVLSLIPEPVARNHNIIAYRKADDVLEVAMLDTADLPAIDFVKKKVGLKILPRLTDTESMKYALQQYQKTLKDEFGDLIAKESSALRILAEDGGEEASEEDLKKMAEDLPVVRIVDTLLHHAIIQSASDIHIEPMENELLVRYRIDGILHDAMSLPKHAAPTISARIKVLSNLKLDEKRLPQDGRFKMEMDGQKVSFRVSILPIFFGEKLVMRLLREGRSGYTLEGLGFHGQALERIYAATKQTTGIILVTGPTGSGKTTTLYTVLDILNTPEVNICTIEDPVEYQMARVNQTQVKPEIGFSFANGLRSLMRQDPDVIMVGEIRDQETASLAINAALTGHSVLATVHTNSASATVARLVDMGVETFLLVSTLHVVVGQRLVRRLTDSKESYTLSATERAQIEKHVDMDRILDALKKEGVVKSNATWNSIPFYRAKEGPEDDGYKGRIGIHEVLHVSPSIKEIVLASGTADAIEAQARKEDMLTMLEDGIYKAALGQTSIEEVLRVISE; this is encoded by the coding sequence ATGCGTATACAAGATACACAACTCAAGCGTTTTGTGATGGATTCGGGTTTGGTAACCCGAAAGGATATTGATGCTGCCGAAAAAGTAGCAATAGAAGAAAAGCGTACTCTTGCTGAGGCACTCATTTCAAGTGGAACAATGTCCGAGGATGATTTGCGACGCGTGGAATCATATGTACTCGGCGTACCCTTTTTGGCACTCAACGGCATAAAAATCCCTTTTGAAGTCCTTTCGCTCATCCCTGAACCTGTGGCCCGAAATCATAATATTATTGCCTATCGCAAGGCTGATGATGTTCTTGAGGTTGCTATGCTCGATACTGCCGACCTTCCGGCAATCGACTTTGTAAAGAAAAAGGTGGGACTCAAAATTCTTCCACGTCTCACCGACACCGAATCAATGAAGTATGCACTTCAGCAATATCAAAAAACCCTCAAGGATGAATTTGGTGACTTGATTGCAAAGGAGTCCTCCGCGCTTCGTATTCTTGCTGAAGATGGCGGGGAAGAAGCATCGGAAGAAGACTTGAAAAAGATGGCAGAAGATTTGCCCGTTGTGCGTATCGTGGATACACTCCTTCATCACGCTATTATTCAATCAGCATCTGATATCCATATTGAACCAATGGAGAATGAACTCCTCGTTCGCTATCGTATTGACGGTATCCTCCATGATGCAATGTCTCTCCCCAAGCATGCGGCACCTACCATTTCTGCGCGTATTAAGGTCCTTTCAAATTTGAAACTCGACGAAAAGCGTTTACCGCAAGACGGACGCTTTAAAATGGAGATGGATGGACAAAAAGTGTCGTTTCGTGTTTCTATCCTCCCTATTTTCTTTGGAGAAAAGCTCGTTATGCGCCTTCTCCGCGAAGGGCGTTCAGGCTATACCCTTGAAGGACTCGGATTTCACGGTCAGGCGCTTGAGCGTATTTACGCTGCCACAAAGCAAACAACGGGAATCATTTTGGTTACGGGCCCTACAGGTTCTGGTAAGACCACGACGCTCTATACTGTGCTCGATATTTTAAACACACCCGAGGTAAACATTTGTACCATCGAAGATCCTGTCGAATACCAGATGGCACGAGTGAATCAGACGCAAGTAAAGCCTGAAATTGGATTCTCATTTGCAAATGGACTGCGCTCACTTATGCGCCAAGATCCCGACGTCATTATGGTGGGAGAAATTCGTGACCAAGAAACGGCATCACTCGCCATTAATGCGGCCCTCACAGGACACTCCGTACTTGCCACGGTGCACACCAATTCCGCTTCAGCGACAGTAGCGCGTCTTGTCGATATGGGGGTAGAGACATTCCTTCTCGTATCCACACTGCATGTGGTGGTGGGGCAACGCCTCGTACGCCGTCTTACCGACTCTAAAGAATCCTACACACTGAGCGCCACTGAGCGTGCACAGATTGAAAAACACGTCGACATGGACCGAATTCTTGATGCACTCAAGAAAGAAGGAGTAGTGAAAAGTAACGCAACATGGAACAGTATTCCATTTTATCGGGCAAAGGAAGGTCCAGAGGATGATGGCTACAAGGGGCGTATTGGCATTCATGAAGTGCTCCACGTGTCACCGAGCATCAAAGAGATCGTCCTTGCCTCAGGTACCGCAGACGCTATTGAAGCACAGGCGCGTAAAGAGGACATGCTCACCATGCTCGAGGACGGTATCTACAAAGCGGCACTGGGACAAACAAGTATTGAAGAAGTACTTCGTGTTATTTCTGAGTAA